In the genome of Xanthocytophaga agilis, one region contains:
- a CDS encoding DUF3500 domain-containing protein has product MIGKKNVLSFLFGLSILFVVSCKTDTETSTTASISGITCSSATFSGTPVLNTAFSGTATVPYSGGNSLSYTAGEAIASTGVTGLTATLQAGTLSEGSGSFTYTITGTPTSSGTASFEISFGEQSCTLNLPVASAAASVSALTCSSAIFSTTTAISGSSYTGTATVPYTGGNSVAYAAGDAIASTGVTGLTATLQAGMLSSSGNLVYTIAGTPASSGTASFAIAFGGQSCSLSLSVGAGTTSSCDSESGVAKIVCLAEAFKATLSSSQISTLQLDYTFTNAKKWSNLPAGMSARNGIKLGSLSSTQLAVAKALIKEMTGTVANEGYDEVQQVWLADDYLYANGGGSDYGSGNYYIAFLGTPSMTGTFEILETGHHKTVANTYVNGVLVGATPHFEAVEPISWTSSGTTYAPISQERDTFVSFLNSLSSTQLSSAKSSSTFSDLVLVPGKEWQFPSTRSGMQCSGLSSSQKSALLEVIKTYTNDIDETDAAAFLTLYTNELDDTYVLYSGTTAMTTKFDYFRIDGPHVWIEFVVAGGVIFQNQTHIHSIWRDRSTDYAGTKN; this is encoded by the coding sequence ATGATTGGAAAGAAAAATGTTTTGTCTTTTTTGTTTGGCTTAAGTATTCTTTTTGTTGTTTCCTGTAAGACTGACACCGAAACATCCACTACAGCGAGTATAAGTGGAATAACTTGTAGCTCAGCTACTTTCTCTGGAACGCCTGTACTCAACACAGCTTTTTCAGGTACTGCAACGGTTCCTTATAGTGGTGGTAATAGCCTGTCTTATACTGCCGGAGAAGCCATTGCTTCCACAGGTGTCACTGGTTTAACAGCCACCTTACAGGCAGGAACATTGAGTGAAGGTTCAGGAAGTTTTACCTATACCATTACAGGCACCCCAACATCTTCTGGTACAGCCTCATTTGAAATCTCATTTGGAGAGCAATCCTGTACCCTAAACTTGCCAGTAGCCTCTGCAGCCGCGTCTGTTTCTGCCTTAACCTGTAGTTCTGCTATTTTCTCCACAACTACAGCTATCAGTGGAAGTTCCTATACCGGTACAGCAACAGTTCCCTATACAGGTGGAAATAGTGTAGCCTATGCAGCTGGAGACGCCATTGCCTCGACAGGTGTAACAGGGTTGACTGCCACCTTACAAGCTGGAATGTTGAGCAGCTCAGGTAACCTTGTGTATACCATTGCGGGTACACCGGCTTCTTCCGGAACGGCTTCCTTTGCCATTGCCTTTGGTGGACAGTCCTGTTCACTATCGCTGTCGGTAGGTGCAGGTACTACCAGCAGTTGTGATTCTGAATCAGGGGTTGCGAAAATTGTATGTCTGGCAGAGGCATTTAAAGCAACACTCAGTTCTTCACAAATCTCAACTCTTCAGTTAGACTATACCTTCACCAATGCCAAGAAGTGGTCTAACTTACCTGCCGGGATGTCTGCCAGAAATGGCATCAAACTAGGTAGCCTGAGTTCAACCCAATTGGCAGTTGCCAAAGCACTGATCAAAGAGATGACAGGCACCGTGGCCAATGAAGGCTATGATGAAGTGCAACAAGTATGGCTGGCAGATGATTACCTGTATGCTAATGGAGGAGGCAGTGACTATGGTTCAGGCAACTATTACATTGCATTCCTGGGAACTCCATCCATGACAGGTACATTCGAAATTCTGGAAACAGGTCACCACAAAACTGTAGCTAATACCTATGTAAATGGAGTTCTGGTAGGTGCTACGCCCCACTTTGAGGCCGTTGAACCGATCTCCTGGACTTCCAGCGGCACTACCTACGCCCCTATTAGTCAGGAACGGGATACCTTTGTGAGCTTCCTGAACAGTCTAAGCAGTACACAACTCAGTTCTGCCAAGTCCAGCTCAACCTTCAGTGACCTGGTACTTGTTCCAGGCAAAGAATGGCAGTTCCCATCAACCCGCTCTGGTATGCAGTGCAGTGGTTTAAGTTCCAGTCAGAAAAGTGCCTTGCTGGAAGTTATCAAAACCTACACCAATGATATTGATGAAACAGATGCAGCAGCCTTCCTAACGTTGTATACCAATGAACTGGATGATACCTATGTCCTGTATAGTGGAACCACTGCCATGACCACCAAGTTTGACTACTTCCGTATTGATGGGCCTCATGTATGGATTGAGTTTGTGGTAGCCGGCGGAGTTATATTCCAGAACCAGACGCACATTCACTCCATCTGGCGGGATCGGTCTACAGATTATGCGGGAACGAAAAATTAA
- a CDS encoding DinB family protein yields the protein MRQIEILTKQTANTYEWVNKLIYSIPYKQWENTPAIIESNISWQVGHLLVSFYYHSIMVIVGNQKDVLQSIPLKEYSSLYTDASPASSLAKVNPEVLHKHVLFIQQKSLQILESLSDMDLQKNLEPTPYPHPIAKNTLEAIEWNIHHTMYHCGQIGIIRRVIDKRFDFGLRG from the coding sequence ATGCGTCAAATTGAGATACTAACAAAGCAAACTGCCAATACGTATGAATGGGTAAATAAACTTATCTATTCTATTCCCTATAAGCAGTGGGAGAACACCCCTGCTATCATCGAATCCAATATTAGCTGGCAAGTGGGTCATTTACTGGTTAGCTTCTACTATCATTCCATTATGGTTATCGTAGGAAATCAGAAAGATGTCCTACAATCCATACCCTTAAAAGAATATAGTAGTCTTTACACAGATGCTTCACCTGCCAGTTCATTGGCAAAAGTAAATCCGGAGGTTTTGCATAAACATGTATTGTTCATACAGCAGAAATCTTTACAGATTCTTGAATCCCTGTCAGATATGGATCTGCAAAAAAATCTTGAACCTACCCCCTACCCTCATCCTATTGCCAAAAATACATTGGAAGCTATTGAATGGAATATCCATCACACCATGTATCACTGTGGACAGATAGGTATTATAAGACGGGTTATTGACAAAAGGTTTGATTTTGGATTAAGAGGATAG
- a CDS encoding AAA family ATPase, whose translation MENRYKLKDLKTYASTESFEGDTKKYRTVFENQETTYLYVELSVYNKLFDEADWKATLTFQCFSISETDHRTPLCNLTVERSVSKEENIVVARHSWGLAEPGAFWKKGTYEWEAYIDGVQVATKRFHIEEAGQVCEELNPYFMVDSIRLYEGNYEGVAKDDRVYVTQFQSAETRYIFVEFSFINLQLDPWQCEIFFNFYNNTGQLKGSVPYLKKIESSSQNEDCLVTITTGWGSSEKRTWYNDKYSLEIVFMDTPIALLPFEVGDEWVKGIPQVYQGSGHVLTMKQQPLLQESKSEEELADIMKSLYGLVGLDDIKTKINDYTAYLKFLKLRQEQGYQENYNLSLHTVFTGNPGTGKTTVAQMMGRIYHSMGLLSKGTVLEVGRAELVGKYIGQTAPKVKEVIEKARGGILFIDEAYSLVRSENDEQDFGREVVEILIKEMSDGPGDLAIVVAGYPQQMQIFLDSNPGLRSRFNLYYHFPDYLPQELLQIADQKAAQKNIGFDEKAREFLYEKVTEAYRGRDKSFGNARLISSWVEEMKMNMGLRIVRSGDFSTLTPEQWQTIMVDDVKVMFKNKKGELPDIQVDEELLEQAMMELDSLIGLDSVKTELQELVQLVKFYRESGKEVLNKFSLHTVFTGNPGTGKTTVARLVAKIWKALGLLERGHLVECDRQSLVAGYIGQTAIKTNQLIEKAIGGVLFIDEAYTLTTGGENDFGKEVIETLLKQMEDRRGEFAVIVAGYPQQMEHFLEANPGLKSRFDKSLQFNDLSGEELYWVATYMLHHEGLIPDATAAAYLRKYLIELHEQRDKYFGNARAVRKIIQTAVKKQHLRMASLEKNIRTEEVSKTLTIEDLAHITQSQETTTKSVIGFRPGK comes from the coding sequence TTGGAAAACAGATACAAACTTAAGGATCTCAAAACATACGCTTCGACAGAAAGTTTTGAGGGTGACACAAAGAAGTACCGTACGGTATTCGAAAATCAGGAGACTACCTATCTGTATGTGGAATTATCAGTTTACAACAAATTATTTGATGAAGCTGACTGGAAAGCAACACTCACTTTTCAATGTTTCTCTATAAGTGAAACAGATCACCGCACTCCTTTATGCAATTTAACGGTAGAAAGAAGTGTCAGCAAAGAAGAAAACATTGTTGTAGCACGACATAGCTGGGGTCTGGCAGAACCAGGAGCATTCTGGAAAAAAGGAACATATGAATGGGAAGCCTATATTGATGGTGTACAGGTAGCTACCAAAAGGTTTCATATAGAAGAAGCAGGGCAGGTATGTGAGGAACTAAATCCTTACTTCATGGTTGATTCCATTCGTTTGTATGAAGGCAATTATGAAGGTGTAGCCAAGGATGATCGCGTGTATGTCACTCAATTTCAAAGTGCTGAGACACGCTATATCTTTGTAGAGTTTAGCTTCATTAACCTTCAGTTGGATCCATGGCAGTGTGAAATTTTCTTCAATTTCTACAACAATACAGGTCAGTTAAAAGGCAGTGTTCCGTATCTGAAGAAAATCGAAAGCAGTTCGCAAAACGAAGACTGTCTGGTTACAATTACTACAGGGTGGGGATCTTCCGAAAAACGCACCTGGTACAACGATAAATATTCACTGGAAATCGTGTTCATGGATACTCCCATTGCTTTACTTCCATTTGAAGTAGGTGATGAGTGGGTGAAGGGAATACCACAGGTATATCAGGGAAGCGGACACGTATTGACTATGAAACAACAGCCTCTCTTACAGGAATCCAAATCCGAAGAAGAACTGGCTGACATCATGAAGTCACTTTATGGACTGGTAGGTCTGGATGATATCAAAACCAAAATCAACGACTACACAGCCTATCTGAAATTCCTGAAACTTCGTCAGGAACAAGGATACCAGGAAAACTATAATCTGAGTTTGCATACCGTATTTACAGGTAATCCAGGTACAGGGAAAACGACTGTAGCACAAATGATGGGCCGCATCTATCATTCTATGGGATTGCTGTCAAAAGGAACCGTACTGGAAGTAGGTCGTGCCGAACTGGTGGGTAAATACATTGGACAAACAGCACCTAAGGTAAAAGAGGTAATTGAGAAAGCCAGAGGAGGTATTCTGTTCATCGACGAAGCCTATTCACTGGTTCGCAGCGAAAACGATGAGCAAGACTTTGGACGCGAAGTTGTAGAGATTCTGATTAAGGAAATGTCTGATGGCCCTGGTGATCTGGCAATTGTAGTGGCAGGTTATCCGCAGCAAATGCAGATATTCCTGGATTCTAATCCTGGATTACGTTCCCGCTTTAATCTGTACTATCACTTTCCTGACTATTTACCTCAGGAATTGTTACAGATCGCAGATCAGAAAGCAGCACAGAAAAATATTGGATTTGATGAGAAGGCGCGTGAGTTTTTGTATGAGAAAGTTACAGAAGCTTACCGTGGACGTGACAAATCGTTCGGCAATGCCCGTCTGATTAGTTCATGGGTGGAAGAGATGAAAATGAACATGGGTCTACGTATTGTTCGCTCTGGAGACTTCTCCACACTGACGCCTGAACAATGGCAAACGATTATGGTAGACGATGTGAAGGTAATGTTCAAAAATAAAAAAGGTGAACTACCAGATATTCAGGTTGACGAAGAATTGCTGGAACAGGCAATGATGGAACTGGATTCACTGATCGGACTGGACTCTGTGAAAACAGAACTTCAGGAGCTGGTACAACTAGTTAAATTCTATCGTGAATCTGGTAAAGAAGTATTGAATAAATTCTCCCTGCATACAGTATTTACAGGTAACCCAGGTACAGGAAAAACAACTGTAGCCCGACTGGTAGCTAAAATCTGGAAGGCTTTGGGCTTACTGGAACGCGGACATCTGGTAGAATGCGACCGTCAGTCACTGGTAGCAGGTTATATCGGACAAACAGCCATTAAGACTAATCAGTTGATTGAAAAGGCAATCGGTGGCGTGCTGTTTATTGATGAAGCCTATACACTGACTACAGGAGGAGAAAATGATTTCGGAAAAGAGGTAATTGAAACGCTACTGAAACAAATGGAAGACCGTCGTGGAGAGTTTGCAGTGATCGTAGCAGGCTATCCTCAGCAGATGGAACACTTCCTGGAAGCGAACCCTGGTCTGAAATCACGTTTTGACAAGTCGCTACAGTTCAATGATTTGTCTGGTGAAGAACTCTACTGGGTAGCAACGTATATGTTGCACCACGAAGGACTGATACCTGATGCAACGGCAGCAGCTTACTTGCGCAAGTATCTGATTGAGCTTCACGAACAACGGGATAAGTACTTTGGCAATGCCCGTGCCGTTCGCAAGATTATTCAGACTGCCGTGAAAAAGCAGCACCTGCGTATGGCTTCTCTGGAAAAGAATATTCGTACAGAAGAAGTATCTAAAACGTTAACAATTGAAGATCTGGCCCATATTACCCAAAGCCAGGAAACAACTACCAAATCGGTGATTGGTTTTCGGCCAGGTAAATAA
- a CDS encoding Crp/Fnr family transcriptional regulator: MNALREHIRSLFKLNEEEASVFLAEFIRKDLQKDDVFIAEGEICKKVGLIETGLMVCTYHKNGNEIIDEFAFENGFVTNYYSFLTGTPSEKTIRCIEDTTVYVISRQSLEKVSRHYAFIERMAGIMNERLFLRTHDRVKSMLLDTATERYQKLVAQRKDMVQRIPQYMLASYLHVKPETLSRIRKKLAKKIN; the protein is encoded by the coding sequence GTGAATGCCCTAAGAGAACATATCCGTTCATTATTTAAACTGAATGAAGAGGAAGCTTCTGTATTTCTTGCTGAGTTTATCAGAAAAGATCTGCAGAAAGATGATGTGTTTATTGCAGAAGGAGAAATCTGCAAGAAGGTGGGACTGATAGAGACAGGATTGATGGTATGCACTTATCACAAAAACGGAAATGAGATTATAGACGAGTTTGCATTTGAAAATGGATTTGTCACCAATTATTATAGCTTTCTGACAGGTACTCCCTCTGAGAAAACCATCCGATGCATTGAGGATACTACAGTTTATGTGATTAGCCGGCAAAGTCTGGAGAAGGTAAGCAGACACTATGCATTCATTGAACGAATGGCAGGAATAATGAATGAGAGATTGTTTCTCAGAACTCACGACAGAGTCAAATCCATGTTGCTGGATACCGCCACAGAACGTTATCAGAAACTGGTAGCGCAAAGAAAAGACATGGTACAACGCATTCCTCAGTACATGCTTGCTTCCTATCTGCATGTAAAACCTGAAACACTAAGCCGGATCAGAAAAAAGTTAGCTAAAAAGATTAATTGA
- a CDS encoding mechanosensitive ion channel family protein — translation MKDEIIKLLEFSILKVKGFNLTVFDLLAVISIIFVSRWLVWILNKILKRRFFNRLGIDEGRQFTFKLLVKYFIYLISILVAFQFLGIDLSLILAGSAALLVGVGLGLQQTFNDLISGLILLFEGNVHVGDVIEINNLIGRVVSIGIRTSKVETRDAITIIVPNSKFIVDNVINWSNNRTLVRFSVNVRASYETDPETVKKVLLDVVKIHSEFVAEKPAPFVRLQNFSEYAIEYHLMFWTYNVWRIENNKSMIRFTIYRLFKENGISMPFPQREITIKETSIHTSLDNYQKDLDGNARD, via the coding sequence ATGAAAGATGAAATCATTAAGCTGCTGGAGTTTAGTATTCTGAAAGTCAAAGGGTTCAATCTCACTGTATTCGACCTGCTGGCTGTTATATCCATCATTTTTGTCAGTCGCTGGCTGGTTTGGATTTTAAACAAAATACTCAAGCGGCGTTTCTTCAACCGATTGGGTATTGATGAAGGGCGCCAGTTCACCTTTAAGTTACTGGTAAAGTATTTTATCTATCTGATTTCGATTCTGGTCGCTTTTCAGTTTTTGGGTATAGACTTGTCTCTTATCCTGGCAGGTTCGGCAGCCTTGTTGGTAGGTGTGGGACTTGGTTTGCAACAAACTTTCAATGATCTGATTTCTGGATTAATTCTGTTGTTTGAAGGCAATGTACATGTGGGCGATGTAATCGAAATCAACAATCTGATTGGCAGAGTTGTATCTATAGGCATCCGTACCTCAAAAGTAGAAACCCGGGATGCGATTACCATCATTGTCCCCAATTCAAAGTTTATTGTAGACAATGTCATAAACTGGAGCAATAACCGTACATTAGTGCGATTCTCCGTAAATGTCAGAGCCTCTTATGAAACCGATCCGGAAACTGTAAAGAAAGTGTTATTGGATGTAGTCAAAATCCATAGTGAATTCGTTGCAGAAAAACCAGCCCCTTTTGTGCGTTTACAAAACTTTAGTGAATATGCGATTGAATACCATCTGATGTTCTGGACCTACAATGTATGGCGTATTGAAAACAACAAAAGCATGATACGGTTTACCATTTATCGGTTATTCAAAGAAAATGGAATCAGCATGCCCTTCCCTCAGCGGGAGATTACCATCAAAGAAACTTCCATACATACTTCTCTGGACAATTATCAAAAGGATCTGGATGGAAATGCCCGCGACTAG
- a CDS encoding HupE/UreJ family protein, translating to MKIKNTQWLLLLIGILGYGWAEAHSLPDCKAQLLVQSEQVVIKFRSPYEILELASKAKIDLSSQESVEALKRYLVQHTHISDSLHSKWTITASTITTGQTTDPNIGTYPEIIAELYLKPDNSNSLHSFVLHSDWVIHQIPTQSILVSVEQDWANGIIENSGQQLGMIAWDIPSGKILPLQIQLEQGSWIKGFVSMLKLGMTHIQEGTDHILFVVVLLLPCMLVPIGKRWSSYRGLKSSLLEILSLVTAFTVGHSLTLLLGALEWVQLPSQPVEVLIAVSILVSAVHAIFPIFSGKEKYIAIGFGLIHGLAFSSILADLTVSTPILLVSILGFNLGIELMQLLLIAGIIPWLLVLSQTRIYFCIRLTGAILSSIAAIGWIMERVSGQGNAITSVVNQLPDFALPIIIGLALVAVIAFLIQRLSFISRQFYTKST from the coding sequence ATGAAAATCAAAAACACACAATGGTTGCTTCTGCTAATCGGTATCCTCGGATATGGATGGGCAGAAGCCCATTCTCTACCGGATTGCAAAGCACAACTGCTTGTGCAGTCCGAACAAGTAGTGATCAAATTCCGGTCGCCTTATGAAATACTGGAACTAGCCTCTAAAGCAAAAATAGACCTCAGCTCACAAGAATCGGTAGAAGCTCTAAAACGGTACTTAGTACAACATACCCACATCAGTGACTCACTTCACAGCAAATGGACTATTACAGCAAGTACTATCACGACTGGACAAACGACAGATCCCAATATTGGAACGTATCCGGAAATTATAGCGGAGTTGTATCTCAAACCTGATAATAGCAATAGCTTACATAGTTTTGTGCTGCATAGCGACTGGGTAATTCATCAGATTCCTACTCAGTCCATTCTGGTTTCTGTTGAGCAGGACTGGGCTAACGGTATTATTGAAAACAGTGGGCAGCAACTCGGCATGATAGCCTGGGATATTCCTTCTGGCAAGATACTACCTCTTCAAATACAACTGGAACAAGGAAGCTGGATAAAAGGATTTGTATCTATGTTGAAACTGGGTATGACTCATATTCAGGAAGGCACAGACCATATTCTATTTGTTGTAGTACTACTATTGCCCTGTATGTTGGTTCCTATAGGTAAACGTTGGAGCAGCTACCGTGGACTGAAATCAAGTTTGTTAGAAATTTTAAGCCTTGTAACAGCATTTACTGTTGGACATTCACTCACTCTACTGCTTGGTGCTCTGGAATGGGTTCAGTTGCCGTCTCAACCTGTTGAAGTATTGATTGCAGTATCCATTCTGGTATCTGCTGTACATGCTATCTTCCCTATATTTTCAGGAAAAGAAAAATACATTGCTATAGGCTTTGGGTTGATTCATGGACTAGCATTCTCATCTATATTAGCAGATCTGACAGTGTCTACTCCTATCCTTCTTGTAAGTATTCTGGGCTTTAATCTGGGGATTGAGCTAATGCAACTCCTACTGATTGCAGGAATTATTCCCTGGCTGTTAGTATTGAGTCAGACCCGAATCTATTTCTGTATACGATTAACAGGAGCAATACTGTCTTCGATAGCTGCCATAGGCTGGATTATGGAACGTGTATCAGGACAGGGAAACGCGATTACCTCTGTAGTAAACCAACTCCCAGACTTTGCTCTGCCCATCATTATTGGGTTGGCATTAGTGGCTGTTATCGCTTTTCTGATACAACGTTTGTCATTCATAAGCAGACAATTTTATACAAAAAGTACTTAA
- a CDS encoding alpha/beta hydrolase: protein MKKTALTAETQFAGINGIKIAYRTFGKGTPLLLYNRFRGVLDTWDPLFLDSLAEHNTIVIFDYPGIGESSGELPTDINLVAEIGVQLMDILGIKVFHVAGWSYGGLVAQTALFLHKESVQKVVLIGTNPVGNNEVPFDKLFFEHALKPVNDLEDEYVLFFEPLSEKSRAAAKASHERIAQRLDRNKIPATSEKFQRYFGGSAMSKEDKLNLRGQYKTLEIPVLVISGDHDISFAVENWFPLLRNAPSMQHIILNDSGHGPQHQWPQLVAGYMNLFFNNL from the coding sequence ATGAAAAAAACAGCGTTAACAGCCGAAACACAATTTGCCGGAATCAATGGAATTAAAATTGCCTATCGAACCTTTGGCAAGGGCACTCCTTTACTTCTTTATAACAGATTCAGAGGTGTGCTGGATACCTGGGACCCTTTGTTTCTTGATTCGTTGGCTGAACACAATACGATTGTTATTTTTGATTATCCAGGAATAGGAGAGTCCAGTGGCGAGTTGCCTACTGATATCAACCTTGTCGCAGAGATAGGAGTACAGTTGATGGATATATTGGGTATTAAGGTCTTTCATGTTGCTGGTTGGTCCTATGGTGGGCTTGTAGCGCAGACGGCTCTGTTTCTCCACAAAGAAAGTGTTCAGAAAGTGGTTTTAATTGGTACTAATCCGGTAGGTAACAATGAAGTTCCTTTTGACAAACTATTTTTTGAACATGCATTGAAACCTGTGAATGATCTGGAGGATGAATATGTATTATTTTTTGAACCATTATCTGAAAAAAGCCGGGCAGCAGCAAAAGCTTCACATGAGAGAATTGCTCAACGCCTTGACCGTAACAAGATACCTGCTACATCTGAAAAATTTCAGCGTTATTTTGGTGGCTCTGCCATGAGCAAAGAAGATAAACTAAATCTGAGAGGGCAATATAAAACGTTGGAAATACCTGTACTGGTTATTTCTGGCGACCATGATATCAGCTTCGCTGTGGAGAACTGGTTTCCATTGCTACGTAATGCGCCATCGATGCAGCACATCATTCTGAATGATTCTGGTCATGGCCCACAGCATCAATGGCCTCAACTGGTAGCTGGATATATGAATCTCTTCTTTAACAACCTATGA
- a CDS encoding alpha/beta hydrolase has translation MSAPIDFFSKALTQYLEVNGIQYAYRRFGNASGVPVIGFQHFTGTLDNWDPISMNGLAQEREVIIFDNIGVGNTEGVTPDNVAAMTQDAIAFIEKLNIQHFDILGFSLGGFIAQQLAFVRPDLVRKIIIVGSAPQGVKVLHSFPQLIQRAMQLQPAERFLFIFFTPTELSRAKGMATLQRLFARTEDRDREASQQAVLAQLKAITAWGTDPVTIDLSQITQPVLIIQGSNDEMMDSDNSYTLFKQLPDAILTYYPDSAHGSFYQYPDQFVNSANFFLNN, from the coding sequence ATGTCAGCCCCAATTGATTTTTTCTCAAAAGCTCTTACTCAATACCTTGAAGTGAATGGCATACAGTATGCGTATCGTCGTTTTGGTAATGCTTCTGGTGTTCCGGTTATTGGATTTCAGCACTTTACTGGTACGTTGGACAATTGGGACCCAATTAGTATGAATGGACTGGCTCAGGAACGCGAAGTAATCATTTTTGATAATATAGGTGTAGGTAATACAGAAGGCGTAACACCCGACAATGTGGCAGCGATGACTCAGGATGCCATTGCCTTTATTGAGAAACTGAACATTCAGCACTTTGATATACTCGGATTTTCCCTGGGTGGATTCATTGCTCAGCAACTGGCTTTTGTGCGTCCTGATCTGGTGCGAAAAATTATCATAGTAGGCTCTGCACCACAAGGAGTGAAAGTACTGCATTCCTTTCCTCAACTCATCCAAAGAGCCATGCAGTTGCAACCAGCAGAAAGATTTCTGTTTATCTTTTTCACTCCAACAGAACTAAGTAGGGCGAAGGGAATGGCCACCTTACAACGCTTATTTGCCCGTACCGAAGATCGGGATCGTGAAGCTAGTCAACAAGCTGTGTTGGCGCAACTTAAAGCAATTACAGCCTGGGGAACAGATCCAGTCACAATAGATCTTTCACAAATTACCCAACCTGTGCTTATCATACAGGGGAGTAACGATGAAATGATGGATAGTGACAACTCCTATACATTGTTCAAGCAATTACCAGACGCAATACTTACTTACTATCCGGATTCTGCACATGGTTCTTTTTATCAGTATCCTGACCAGTTTGTTAACAGTGCTAATTTCTTCCTGAATAATTAA
- a CDS encoding AraC family transcriptional regulator has translation MEKISHYKSISELHHKSGFSPPKHPLISLMTCKELMSYSVGDGRFTGDFFMIALKKIKEGYLLYGKTKYDHANGSMVFVKPRQIIEASNVQFAEKGFLIFFHEDYLNGHLLYEQIKKYGYFEYEINEALHLSPSEESTIWELYYKIRAEYESEQDELTREIILSHINSILKYSERFYKRQFINRSNNISGTTVRKFNEVLAHYFENDLHERQGLPTVNYLAGELYLSTRYLSDVLKQETGKTALDHIHLYLIKEAKNQLLGTNNHIAGIAYDLGFESPSYFTRLFKKVVGCTPVQYKEQHKI, from the coding sequence ATGGAAAAAATAAGCCACTACAAATCTATATCAGAGCTACATCATAAAAGTGGGTTTTCGCCTCCTAAACATCCACTCATAAGTTTAATGACCTGTAAGGAACTCATGAGTTATTCTGTTGGGGATGGCCGGTTTACAGGTGATTTTTTTATGATAGCACTCAAGAAGATCAAAGAAGGTTACCTGCTCTATGGAAAAACAAAATACGATCATGCCAACGGCTCAATGGTATTTGTAAAACCCAGACAAATCATTGAAGCCAGCAATGTTCAATTTGCCGAAAAAGGGTTTCTTATATTCTTTCATGAAGACTATCTGAATGGCCACCTATTGTACGAACAGATAAAAAAGTATGGGTATTTTGAGTATGAGATTAATGAGGCTTTGCACTTGTCACCCAGTGAGGAAAGTACCATATGGGAACTGTATTATAAAATACGTGCAGAATATGAAAGCGAACAGGACGAATTAACCCGCGAAATTATCCTTTCCCACATCAATTCTATATTAAAATACTCAGAGCGGTTCTATAAACGGCAGTTCATTAACCGAAGCAACAATATTTCAGGTACTACTGTAAGAAAATTTAATGAAGTACTGGCTCATTACTTTGAGAATGACCTTCACGAACGACAAGGATTACCTACTGTAAATTATCTGGCAGGAGAGTTGTACCTTTCGACCCGTTATCTGAGTGATGTTCTCAAGCAGGAAACAGGTAAGACAGCGTTAGACCATATTCATCTTTATCTTATTAAAGAAGCCAAAAACCAGTTACTGGGCACCAATAACCATATTGCAGGTATAGCTTATGATCTTGGATTTGAAAGTCCTTCCTATTTTACAAGATTATTTAAAAAAGTAGTCGGCTGTACTCCTGTTCAGTACAAGGAACAACATAAAATTTGA